A single genomic interval of Alteromonas sp. CI.11.F.A3 harbors:
- a CDS encoding GntR family transcriptional regulator: MSSSQFDHKLSGPSLAFQPLYQQVAEYIKQLIVERRWQPGEMLPSEFKLADEFNVSQGTVRKALTLLTDTKIVTRRQGVGTFVSEHTAQDALFRFFPLQADGKGADLPKAELLGIELISPDKNVQAALNLSGKERVTKLERRRILDNEFCMLETIFLPAKYFVGIHERKDIPHTLYHFYQTDFNQTVFKTRDGIKAVLASDNDAKLLQIKAGEPLLLVTRVTESIDGKLIEYRESKCRSDHYHYQVELD; the protein is encoded by the coding sequence ATGTCTTCATCTCAGTTCGACCACAAATTAAGTGGTCCCAGTCTCGCGTTCCAACCGCTCTATCAGCAAGTTGCCGAATATATAAAGCAGCTCATTGTTGAACGTCGGTGGCAGCCTGGTGAAATGTTGCCAAGCGAGTTCAAACTGGCTGATGAATTTAATGTTAGCCAAGGCACGGTTCGTAAAGCGTTAACCTTGCTTACCGACACTAAAATTGTAACACGCCGCCAAGGTGTAGGTACCTTCGTTTCTGAGCACACTGCACAAGATGCCCTGTTTCGCTTCTTCCCGCTGCAAGCCGACGGCAAGGGAGCCGACCTTCCCAAAGCCGAGTTGCTTGGCATAGAACTCATATCTCCTGATAAAAACGTACAAGCCGCGTTAAATTTATCGGGCAAAGAGCGCGTAACAAAACTCGAACGTCGACGTATTTTAGATAACGAATTTTGTATGCTGGAAACGATTTTTCTGCCGGCTAAATATTTTGTTGGCATACATGAACGCAAAGATATTCCCCATACCTTGTACCATTTCTATCAAACCGACTTTAATCAAACCGTATTTAAAACCCGAGACGGTATTAAAGCGGTACTAGCCTCAGATAACGATGCCAAGCTTTTACAAATAAAAGCAGGCGAGCCGCTGTTGCTGGTAACACGTGTGACAGAGTCTATAGACGGTAAGCTGATTGAATATCGTGAAAGCAAATGTAGAAGCGATCACTATCATTACCAAGTAGAGCTTGATTAA